TTGCCGTTGACGATAATTTCAGGTGTGCCTTGCACGCCGTAGTTGCGCGTTCTTGCGTCAGCTTGGCGCGTTTGCGACTGCACGGAAAAAGAATCGTAGGCTTTAATCACATCGGCTTCTGCAGAGCCGTTGTTGACAAACAACGCGACCACTTCGTCTTTGTTGGCCAGTGCTTTTTTCTCTTCCTGCATCGCTTTGAAAATCACGATGTGCATTTTGTCCAACACACCCAATTGTTTGGCGACAAAGTAAGCGCGTGAGTGCACTTCCATCGCAGGGCGCCAAATAGCGGGCGTGCGCTGCACATCGACATCCGCTGGCAGGCGTTTGAACCATGGCTCCAACTTGGATTCAAAGTGGTAGCAGTGTGGGCAGCCGTACCAAAACACTTCGTTGACTTCGATTTTGTCTGGATTGGCGGTGTGTACTGGCACGGTGATGACTTGGTAGTGCTTGCCCGCGATATATTGACCGTCAGCAGGCAGTGGTTGCGACGCATGGTTTGCGTCAGCGCTGGCTGAGAAAGCAAATAGCGAGGAGGATGCTAATAACAGTGCTGTGAGTATTTTTTTCATGTGTTGTGCTCCCGTCAAAAATAAAAAAGGCGACTACCTAGTCGCCCTTCGATGCTAAATACGAGGCAGAGTTCCCTCGGCAGTGCAGTGATTAATGCAAGCCGGCGATGTAATTAGCTACCGCATCAATTTCTTTGTCGCTCATACGCGCTACACCGGCGCGCATGATTTTGATGTCGCCGTCATTGTGGCGACCTTTATCGGTGTACTCTGCGCCCGCACGGAAATCGCGCAGCTGCTTGGCGATATAGTCTGCGTGTTGACCGCCCACCTGTGGAAAGCCTGCAGGTGCATTGCCCACGCCGGTGGGTGAGTGGCAGCCGATACACGCCGGCACGCCAATGTCTTTGTTGCCCGCGCGATAAATTTTTTCGCCGAGCGCGAGCAATTCTTTGTCATCTTTGGAACCGGAAAGTGCTTGCGTTTTGCTGGCGTAGAAAGCAGCAATATTGGCGAAATCTGCATCGCTCAGCGCATCTAACTGCCCTGTCATCTCGGGTACTTTGCGCTCTCCACTTTTAATGTCTTGCATTTGTTTGAGTAAATATTTTTCACCCTGTCCTGCAAGTTTTGGGAAGGTGGCCATCACGCTGTTGCCATCGGCACCGTGGCAAGCTGCACAAGCGGTTGTAAGAGCTTCACCGGCAGCGGCATCGCCAGCCATCACAGGCGCAGCAGCGAACAAACCGAGAACGAGAACACTTTTAGCAATCAGGGATTTCATACCGTCACATCCAGAGCATTGGGTTGGCAGATCAAAAAACGGCGGCATTATATACTGCGCCCTCGCCGAACGGAAAAGCGCCCCACCCCTCAGAGTTTACGCTGTATGTCTTCCCTCACCACGACCGATTTTCGTCGCGCCCAATTTCTCACCAGTGCCGCCAAGCTCGCGCAGTGCCCGCCAGACACCGGCACCGAAGTGGCGTTTGCCGGTCGTTCGAATGCCGGAAAATCCAGTTGCATCAATGTGCTTACCGACAACCGTCATCTGGCGCGCGCCAGTAAAACGCCGGGGCGTACGCGGTTGATTAACTTCTTCGCCCTGAATGAAGCGGCCAGCCAGCGTTTGGTGGATCTCCCCGGCTACGGCTATGCCAAAGTCTCACAGGAGATGAAGGAGGAGTGGCAGCGGCATCTGGAAAACTATCTGCGCGAGCGCGAAACCCTGCGCGGCTTGGTGTTGCTGATGGATATTCGCCACCCACTAAAAGATTTTGACATCAATATGCTCGATTGGGCGGAGAGTACTAAGCTGCCTGTGCACTGCGTGTTGACCAAGGCTGACAAACTCAATCGCGGCCCTGCGCAGCAAGCCCTACTGCAAGTGCGCAAGCAGTTGAGCGCGCGCACGGTGCCGGTGAGCGTGCAGTTGTTTTCTGCGCCGTCCAAGCAGGGTGTGGATACGCTTGCTGCCACGCTGGGGCGTTGGCTGGCGCTGTGACAGCAGGGGCACTGCCCCGTATACTGCCCCGCTCTTTTGCACGATTTCAACAGCGGCCATGTTGCTCAAATTCAGCAAAATGCACGGGCTCGGCAACGATTTTGTCGTGTTCGATTTCATCTCCCAGCGCGGCTACCTCACGCCGGAGCAGGTGCGTTTTATTGCGGATCGCCGTTTCGGTATCGGCTGCGATCAGGTGTTGATTGTGGAAGCGCCAGAGCAACCGGATGTCGATTTCCGCTACCGCATCTTCAACGCCGATGGCAGTGAAGTGGAGCAGTGCGGCAATGGCGCGCGCTGTTTTGCCCGCTTCGTGCGTGAGCAAAGACTCACCAACAAACAGCGTATCCGCGTGCAAACTCTGTCGGGCATTATTGAGTTGCATGTGCTGCCGGACGAACGCGTCTGCGTGAATATGGGCGCACCGATCTTCGCGCCAGCGCAAATCCCGTTTGATGCACCAGCGCAAGCAAGTGCCTACTCACTGGATGTGGGCGGCCAAACCGTAGACATCAGCGCTGTGTCCATGGGCAACCCGCACGCCGTGCTGCGTGTGGATGATGTCGCCACCGCCGAGGTCGCCCGTCTTGGTCCCGCCATCGAAAACCACCCGCGCTTCCCGCGCCGCGTCAATGTCGGCTTTATGCAAGTGAGTGATCACCACAGCATCCGCCTGCGTGTATTCGAGCGCGGCAGTGGCGAAACCCTCGCCTGCGGCACCGGCGCCTGCGCCGCAGCCGTGGCGGGCATCCAGCGCGGCTGGCTGCAAAGCCCTGTGCAAGTGGCACTGCCCGGCGGCGAGCTCACTATCGAATGGGCGGGCGACGAGCAGCCGGTGTTGATGACGGGGCCGGCGCTTACTGTGTATCGCGGGCAGGTGCGGTTGTAGCAATTTGGGTGATATCCCAGTGTGCCACCGCCCACTGCAAAACCACTTCTGGCGCTTCATGCGCTAAATCCAGCGGCGGGTTTTGTTTTAGCTGTTGCAAGACATAGTGCAGATTGGCAGAGGCGCGGCGGTTATCCACGGCCGGCGCGAAGCTCTGTTTGCTGAGTTTGTGGCCGTCGGCGCCCAGCAGCACCGGCACATGGGCGTAGCGCGGTGTGGTGCCGTTCAACAGTTCCGTGAGATGAATTTGCGCGCCGGTGGAAGGCAGGATGTCGCTACCGCGCACGATATCGGTCACGCCTTGGTCGATATCGTCCACCACCACGGCGAGCTGGTAGGCGAACAAGCCGTCTTTGCGATGGATGATGCAATCGCCCGCCTCGGCCAAGTGCTGCACTTGCACGCCTTGAATACGATCATCAAACACCACCGATTTTTCTGGCAGCTGCAGGCGCAGAGCGCAGGCTGCGTCGGCGGGCGGCGGGTGCTGGCGGCAATAGCCATCGTAGACGCGGTGGAGTGAGATCAGCCGTGCGCGCGTGCAGGCACAGCGGTAAATCTGTCCGCGGGCGAGCAAATCATCCAACACTTCGCGGTAGCGGGCGTGGCGCGTGGATTGATACAGCACCGCGCCATCCCAATGCAGCCCGTGTTGCTCCAGTGTGCTGAGAATCAACTTATCAGCCCCCGCCATTTCACGCGGCGGGTCGATGTCTTCCATGCGCAGCAGCCAGCGCCCGCCGGCGGCGCGCGCGTCGACAAAGCTAGCGACAGCCGCTAACAGGGAGCCAAAGTGGAGTGGACCAGAAGGTGATGGGGCAAAACGCCCCGTCAGAGAGCGAGTGCTCACACGCCAGTCTGTTTTTCCTTGATTTCAGACAGCGTTTTGCAGTCGATACACAGGGTCGCCGTGGGGCGCGCTTCGAGGCGGCGCACGCCGATCTCGATGCCGCACTGCTCGCAGTAGCCGTATTGATCTTGTTCGATCAGCTCAATGGTGCTGTCGATTTTCTTGATCAATTTGCGTTCGCGGTCGCGGGTGCGCAACTCTAGGCTGAACTCTTCTTCCTGCGTGGCGCGATCGACTGGGTCGGGGAAGTTAGCGGCACCGTCTTTCATGTTGGTGACTGTTCTGTCCACTTCCTGCATCAAGTCAGCTTTCCACGAGAGCAGCAAGCCGCGGAAGTGCTCCTTCTGCTCGTCGTTCATGTAGTCTTCGCCGATTTTTTCCTGGTATGGAATGAAATCTTGTTTGCTGGCGGCTTTAGCTTTTTTGGCAGGGCTAGCGGGCGCTGCTTTGCTAGGGGCGGGTTTCTTACTGCTGGGTGTTGGTGTACTACTGCTCACGGGTTTACTGCTAGGCCCCTTGGGTGATGGAACGGGTTTAATTGGTGCTGCTTTGGCCACAGGCTTGGCAACGGGTTTTGCGACCGGTTTGGCCACAGGCTGTTTAACCGCTGCTTTAGTAACGGGTTTCGCTGCGGGTTTTACGGCTGCTTTTTTCGCCACAGGTTTCGCTGCGGGTTTTACGGCCGGCTTGGCGGCAGGTTTTTTAACCACTGCTTTAGCAACGGGCTTTACGGCTGCTTTTTTGGCCGCAGGTTTCGCTGCCGGTTTTGCTTTAGGCGCAGGTTTCGCGGCTGCTTTTTTCGCGACAGGTTTGGCTGCAGGATTTGCTTTAGCGACTGCTTTTGTAGGTTTAGCAGCGGGTTTTGCTACAGGTTTTTTTGCAACAGCTTTAGGCGCAGGTTTTGCCGGCGCTTTAGGTTTTGTGGCTGCAGGCTTGGTGGTTTTGCTAGCAGTTTTTTGTGGTTTTGCAGCCTTGGCTTTTGCAGGCATCTTGTCCGCTCCTGTGGTGGGATGCGCGTTGGCATCCTCTCGTCTAAAGATACGCTTTATGGTCTTAAGCATACTGTCCTTGGTTCTCTATCGGCAACGATTCTGTTAACACAATGAGTACTGAAATAATCGGATACAACAGCGGGCGCAGAAACTACCAGAAAGCCCTCGCAGGTTCCAGTCTACGCGCTCTGCATAAACGGTTAACATATCGCGCATCACTTATTATCAATCTAACACGCCATGAAAGAATTTCACGCCGAAGATGTTTTTCACGATCGCACACACGAGGTGCCGCTGCTGGAGGATATCGTGCTGAATCCCGATCATGTGGCAGAGTATTTACGCAAGCATCCCGATTTTTTCATCGACTACGAAAACCTGTTGCCTGACCTCGCTTTGCCCCATCATACCGGCGAACACGCCATATCCTTGGTGGAGCGCCAAGTGAGTGTGCTGCGTGCGCGTAACCGCGATGTGCGTTCGCGCTTGAACCGTTGCTAGAAGTGGCGCGCGATAATGACCGCCTGTTCCAAAAAACTCAAAAACTGGTGTTGGCTGTATTGGAGCAGCGCACGGCGGACGACATCGTCACGGCGGTGGAAGCCAGCTTGCGCGATGACTACCGCGTGGATGTCTGCCGCTTGCTGTTGCTGAGTGATACCGAGCAGCAAGCGGCGCAGCAACAAATTGGCACCCTGCTCAACAATCGCCAGCCACTGTGCGGCCATTTGCGCCCGCAAGAAGCCGCGTATTTGTTTGCCCAAGCATCGCAGCCTGTGCGCTCGGCGGCCGTGGTGGTGATCACGCGCCCCCATGCGCCAGCCGACGAGCAGCCGCTAGCGGTATTGGCTATTGGCAGCTTTGATGCCGATCACTACCAAGCGGGGATGGGCACGCTGTTTTTGAGTTACATCGCCGAGGTGTTGTCGCGAACTTTGGCGCGCTGTGATGCAGGCACACATTGAGCAATACCTGCAGTATCTCGCCGGTGAACGCCGGCTGTCGCCGCATACCTTATCTGCCTATCAGCGCGATCTAGCCCTGCTCAGTGCGCACGCACAGCAGCAGGCGATTGAGCAGCTGAAGCAGTGGCGCGAGTTTCACATTCGTCAGCTCGTTGCGGCTCTGCACAATAAAGGCATGTCGGGGCGCAGCTTGCAGCGTCTGCTGTCGGCGTGGCGACAATTTTTTGCATGGCTGGGGCGGCAACATCTGGTCGATAGCAATCCGGTGGCGGCCGTGCGCGCACCGAAAAGCGCGCGAAAATTGCCGAAAACTTTGGATGTCGATCAGATGAGCCGCCTGCTGAGCATCGACGATGACAGCTGGTTGGCGCGGCGCGATCACGCGATGTTTGAATTATTTTATTCCTCGGGTTTGCGTTTATCCGAATTGGCGCAGTTGGATTTGACAGCCATCGATTTGCGTGAAGGTTTGGTGCGCGTCACCGGCAAGAGCGGCAAAGTGCGTGTACTGCCGGTGGGAAAAACAGCTATCGCCGTGTTGCAACAATGGTTGCGTGTGCGTAGTGAAAACTTGCCGGAAGGCAGCGTGCAACAGGCACTGTTTATCAATCAAAAAGGACAGCGTTTAGGTGTGCGCGCGATTCAGCTGCGCTTAAAACATTACAGCTTGAAACAGGGCATGGACGAGCCGGTGCATCCGCACATGTTGCGCCATGCGTTTGCCAGCCATATGTTGGAATCCAGCGGTGATTTGCGCGCCGTGCAAGAACTGCTCGGCCACGCCAGCATTTCCACCACGCAGATTTATACGCATTTGGATTTTCAACATTTGGCGAGTGTGTACGATGCGGCGCATCCGCGCGCACACAAACGCGCGCGCAATGACCATGCCGAATAAAATCATCGACAAGCCCAAACTGATTACTTTCGATTTGGATCACACGCTGTGGAATCCCGATCACGCACTGCAACGCGGTGAGGCAGCGAGTTATCAGTGGTTGGCAGAACAAGTGCCCGTGTTTGCACAAACTTTTTCGCCAGACAATTTTCTTGCTCTACGCAAACAAGTGTGGGAGCAGAATCCCTTGTTGCGCAACCGTGTGAGTGAGATGCGTCGCACAGCAACGCAGCTCGCCCTGCAACAACTCGGTATCAGTGAAAAAAACGCCGCCGCATACGCGCAAGCCGCTTTTGATATTTTTTGGACGCTGCGCCAACAGGTAGATATTTTTGAAGAGACAACGGTGCTGCTGCAAACCCTGTCGCAGCAGTACGCACTGGGCGCGATCAGCAATGGCAACGCCAATTTGCAAGTGATAGGCCTAGCGCATTTCTTTCAATTTCATTTGGCAGCTGACCATTTTCCGCAGGGAAAACCCGCGCCGGATATGTTTCTGGCTGCCCTGCAAAAAGCGGGTGTTGCAGCACAGGAAGCACTGCACATAGGTGACCATCCGCAAGACGATATTCAAGGCGCGCAAGCGGTGGGCATGAAAACGCTGTGGGTGAATCTGGAACACAAGCCGTGGCCAGACACGATTGCACCGCCGGATTTTACGGTGACAGCACTGGCGCAGATTGTTCCGCTGTTGATGCAGCCAATGCGCTAGCAACCTGCGCAGAAAAAACTGCCACGTCTTCGTTGTTAAAGTGGCAGACATCACCAGACCACTCGCCGCGCCCACTCATGGTCGCATCGATATCAATGAGAAAAACATTGCGCTGCGCCGCAATGTTGCGCAGCACGGCGTTTTCTTGTTGCAAGCCGGCGCGCACATAGTCTGGCGGCCCCCAGTTATAGACATCGCGGCTGTCGTAGTGATCGGGGTTGCGGTAATCCAGAGTTTGCTGCAAAAAACTTTGCCGTGAATAGTTGGCGGGCAAATGGTAGGCGAATGTCAGCAGGATAGGTTTTGCGCCGTTGCGCAAACTGGTATCAACTATCGCATTAATATTGCGCTCAAATACTGACAGTGAGGCAAACTGCGCGGCGTTGAGATACGGTTTTTTAGGAAACACAAATTGGTAGTTGGGGAAAAATGCGTAATCAAATTGTTGATTGAGTGTGCGCAGCCAAGTGTAGCCGGTGTTGTAAAGGTGGCGCGCCAGCAGGCTGTTATCCAGTAGCATATTTCTGCGATGCCAAGGGTCGATATGACGATAGTCGGCGTAAAAATCTTGCGGCAGCACATGATTCGCCCACAGATCGTTGATGCCGTTGTAGAACAACACAAAGTCCCAGTCGTACTGCGCAAAGTATTGCAATTTCGCCACATCAGCCTGCGTGGTGTGCGAGCGAATTCCCACATCCAACAATTCAATATTTTTGTCTGGCAGCGTTTTTTGCAGCGCTGCTTTCAATTTTTCTGCCATGTGGCGATTGAACATAGTGGATGAACCGAGCAGCAATATGCGCACGGTGTTGGGTGCTTTGTTTTCGCTAACGGCATCGCCGGTAAAACCGAGTGCGTTGATGCGCTGACCGTCGATCACTGTTTCTGGTGTCGCCGTAAAACCGAGTAGCAACATCGCACGCGGCATGCCAAACAGTCGCGGCAGTAATACGAACTCCGCCAGCAAAACCGCCGACAGCAGCAGCAGTGAGCAATACAAAACAAATGCGTAGCGGCGCGCGAACATGGTGTGTTTTTTCATTCCCTAGGAGTGGAGTGATTGTAAGGAGCCCCGTCTCGCTCTGCTATCATGGCTGCTACGCATTTGCCTCGGATTTTTACGCTCGTGAACGCAAAGACACCACGCTTACGCATCGCCACGCGCCAAAGCCCACTGGCTCTGTGGCAGGCGGAATATGTCAAACACGAATTGGAACACCACCACCCCGGCATCGTGGTGGAGTTGCTGAAATTCACCACACGCGGCGACCGCATCCTCGATACCCCGCTGGCCAAAATTGGTGGCAAAGGTTTATTCGTCAAAGAACTGGAGCAGGCCTTGTTGGCGGGCGATGCTGATATCGCCGTGCATTCCATGAAAGATGTGCCGATGGCCTTTCCTGAAGGTTTGGCGTTGGGCGTGATCTGCCCGCGCGAAACACCGTTTGATGCGCTGGTCAGCACCCGTTGCGCCAGCTTTGCCGATCTGCCGCAGGGCGCTGTAGTGGGCACCTCCAGCTTGCGCCGCCAGTGCCAGTTGCGCCGCGCGCGCCCCGATCTCGATATCCGTGATCTGCGCGGCAATGTCGGCACCCGTTTGGCTAAGCTGGATGCCGGTGAGTACGACGCCATCATCCTCGCCGCCGCCGGTTTAACGCGCTTGGGTTTGGGCGAGCGCATCCGCGAACTGCTGCCGCCAGAATTGAGTCTGCCCGCCGGTGGGCAGGGTGCCGTTGGCATAGAGCTGCGCTGCGACGATGCCGCCACCGCCGCCCTGCTGCACCCGCTGGCCTGTGTCAGCACCACCTACCGCGTCACTGCCGAGCGCGCGCTGAACCGGCGCCTACACGGCGGCTGCCAAGTGCCCATTGCCTGCTACGCCATTGAAGACGGCGGCACGCTCTGGCTGCGTGGCTTGGTCGGTAGTGTCGACGGCAGTGAAATGCTGACTGCCGAGGGGCGTGCTCCGCTGATGGAGGCGGAGGCTCTGGGTATCCATGTCGCGGAATTGTTGTTAGCGCAGGGTGCCGAGCGCATTTTGCAGGCTGTGTACGGCGAGTCGGATAGTGATGACTGAACAAGCCGGCGTGTTGGCAGGATTATCGGTTGCCATCACGCGACCGCTGCATCAGGGCGACAGCTTGGTCGAGCGTCTGTGCGCACAGGGCGCGGACGCCACCAGCATTCCCTTGCTCACCATTGCGCCTTTGACCGAGGCGGCGCAGATCGAGGCTGTCAAAGCGCAACTGCAGGCCTTGGATCGTGTCGACATCGCCATTTTTGTCAGCCGCAATGCCGCCGAGCAGTTGTTGCGCGCACTGGCTGAATATCGATTGGCGTGGCCGCGCACGATTACAGCTATCGCTGTGGGCAGTCCGACGGCGCAGTTTCTCAATGAGCACGGTATTGCGGCGATCAGTCCTGCGCGTATGGACAGTGAGGGCATGTTGGCGCTGCCCGCTCTGCAAACTGCACAGGGAAAACACTGCGTGATTTTTCGCGGCCTAGGCGGGCGCGAAACCACCGCGCAGACATTGCGCGCACGCGGCGCAAGCGTGGATTACTGTGAGCTGTACCGGCGCGCATTGCCGCCTAATGCGGCTGCAGCGTGGACGCAGTGGATTGAGGACACGGGCACGCACAAATGGGCATGTGTCAACAGCGTGGAAACGCTGCAGAATTTACTGCAAGTGGATGCGAGAGCAGCGGCGCGTGCTAACCTCAGCTTGGTGGTGCCTGGGCCTCGCGTAACGGAACGCGCGCAACGCGCTGGTTTTACGCGCGTTTTCACCGCAATAGATGCAACCGATAATCAAATTTTTCAAACGATCACGCGTGGGTATCACAGATGACGGAAACGCCAATGACTTATGACGCCACACCGACCGCTGGTGTCGAAAAAAAACGCGGCACGGCATGGGGCATGTACACCGCGTTGTTCGTGTTGTTTTTATTTAATGCGGCGACGATTGCAGGCGGCGTGTGGTTGTGGAAACAATTGTCAGTGAGCAATCATGCGGCACAAGCCACGCAGCAGGCGTTGACGGAGCAGACAGAAAAATCTACAGCACTCAAGAGTGTTGTAGAAAAACAAGCAGAAGATGCCAAAAATTTTCGCCAAAAAGTGACGGATATTTTGCGTGACAACAGCGAAAAATTGCGCAGCTTAGATCGCATTGATACCAGCTATTGGCGCTTGGCGGAAGCGGAGTTTTTGTTGAAGCAAGCGCACCAGCGTTTGTTTATCACCCACGATGCCGACACAGCGGATTTGCTGTTGGCTTCGGCAGAGGCTGCCATCATGCAGCAAAAAGACCCAGGCTTACTGCCAGTGCGCAGCGCTATTGCCAAAGATCGCGTCGCGCTGAAAAATGTACCGCGTGTGGATCGTGACAGCCTCTATTTGCGTTTGCAGGCCTTGTCATCGCAAGTGGGTATGCTGACCAGTAACAACCGCTTTTTGCGCGCCGATGACGAGACAGGT
The DNA window shown above is from Cellvibrionales bacterium and carries:
- a CDS encoding thiol:disulfide interchange protein DsbA/DsbL; its protein translation is MKKILTALLLASSSLFAFSASADANHASQPLPADGQYIAGKHYQVITVPVHTANPDKIEVNEVFWYGCPHCYHFESKLEPWFKRLPADVDVQRTPAIWRPAMEVHSRAYFVAKQLGVLDKMHIVIFKAMQEEKKALANKDEVVALFVNNGSAEADVIKAYDSFSVQSQTRQADARTRNYGVQGTPEIIVNGKYRISTEDAGSQDNMLKVADFLIAKERSGKK
- a CDS encoding cytochrome c4 codes for the protein MKSLIAKSVLVLGLFAAAPVMAGDAAAGEALTTACAACHGADGNSVMATFPKLAGQGEKYLLKQMQDIKSGERKVPEMTGQLDALSDADFANIAAFYASKTQALSGSKDDKELLALGEKIYRAGNKDIGVPACIGCHSPTGVGNAPAGFPQVGGQHADYIAKQLRDFRAGAEYTDKGRHNDGDIKIMRAGVARMSDKEIDAVANYIAGLH
- a CDS encoding YihA family ribosome biogenesis GTP-binding protein, which produces MSSLTTTDFRRAQFLTSAAKLAQCPPDTGTEVAFAGRSNAGKSSCINVLTDNRHLARASKTPGRTRLINFFALNEAASQRLVDLPGYGYAKVSQEMKEEWQRHLENYLRERETLRGLVLLMDIRHPLKDFDINMLDWAESTKLPVHCVLTKADKLNRGPAQQALLQVRKQLSARTVPVSVQLFSAPSKQGVDTLAATLGRWLAL
- the dapF gene encoding diaminopimelate epimerase; this translates as MLLKFSKMHGLGNDFVVFDFISQRGYLTPEQVRFIADRRFGIGCDQVLIVEAPEQPDVDFRYRIFNADGSEVEQCGNGARCFARFVREQRLTNKQRIRVQTLSGIIELHVLPDERVCVNMGAPIFAPAQIPFDAPAQASAYSLDVGGQTVDISAVSMGNPHAVLRVDDVATAEVARLGPAIENHPRFPRRVNVGFMQVSDHHSIRLRVFERGSGETLACGTGACAAAVAGIQRGWLQSPVQVALPGGELTIEWAGDEQPVLMTGPALTVYRGQVRL
- the gluQRS gene encoding tRNA glutamyl-Q(34) synthetase GluQRS, with translation MSTRSLTGRFAPSPSGPLHFGSLLAAVASFVDARAAGGRWLLRMEDIDPPREMAGADKLILSTLEQHGLHWDGAVLYQSTRHARYREVLDDLLARGQIYRCACTRARLISLHRVYDGYCRQHPPPADAACALRLQLPEKSVVFDDRIQGVQVQHLAEAGDCIIHRKDGLFAYQLAVVVDDIDQGVTDIVRGSDILPSTGAQIHLTELLNGTTPRYAHVPVLLGADGHKLSKQSFAPAVDNRRASANLHYVLQQLKQNPPLDLAHEAPEVVLQWAVAHWDITQIATTAPARDTQ
- the dksA gene encoding RNA polymerase-binding protein DksA, with protein sequence MPAKAKAAKPQKTASKTTKPAATKPKAPAKPAPKAVAKKPVAKPAAKPTKAVAKANPAAKPVAKKAAAKPAPKAKPAAKPAAKKAAVKPVAKAVVKKPAAKPAVKPAAKPVAKKAAVKPAAKPVTKAAVKQPVAKPVAKPVAKPVAKAAPIKPVPSPKGPSSKPVSSSTPTPSSKKPAPSKAAPASPAKKAKAASKQDFIPYQEKIGEDYMNDEQKEHFRGLLLSWKADLMQEVDRTVTNMKDGAANFPDPVDRATQEEEFSLELRTRDRERKLIKKIDSTIELIEQDQYGYCEQCGIEIGVRRLEARPTATLCIDCKTLSEIKEKQTGV
- the xerC gene encoding tyrosine recombinase XerC, coding for MQAHIEQYLQYLAGERRLSPHTLSAYQRDLALLSAHAQQQAIEQLKQWREFHIRQLVAALHNKGMSGRSLQRLLSAWRQFFAWLGRQHLVDSNPVAAVRAPKSARKLPKTLDVDQMSRLLSIDDDSWLARRDHAMFELFYSSGLRLSELAQLDLTAIDLREGLVRVTGKSGKVRVLPVGKTAIAVLQQWLRVRSENLPEGSVQQALFINQKGQRLGVRAIQLRLKHYSLKQGMDEPVHPHMLRHAFASHMLESSGDLRAVQELLGHASISTTQIYTHLDFQHLASVYDAAHPRAHKRARNDHAE
- a CDS encoding HAD family hydrolase, which translates into the protein MPNKIIDKPKLITFDLDHTLWNPDHALQRGEAASYQWLAEQVPVFAQTFSPDNFLALRKQVWEQNPLLRNRVSEMRRTATQLALQQLGISEKNAAAYAQAAFDIFWTLRQQVDIFEETTVLLQTLSQQYALGAISNGNANLQVIGLAHFFQFHLAADHFPQGKPAPDMFLAALQKAGVAAQEALHIGDHPQDDIQGAQAVGMKTLWVNLEHKPWPDTIAPPDFTVTALAQIVPLLMQPMR
- a CDS encoding SGNH/GDSL hydrolase family protein, with translation MKKHTMFARRYAFVLYCSLLLLSAVLLAEFVLLPRLFGMPRAMLLLGFTATPETVIDGQRINALGFTGDAVSENKAPNTVRILLLGSSTMFNRHMAEKLKAALQKTLPDKNIELLDVGIRSHTTQADVAKLQYFAQYDWDFVLFYNGINDLWANHVLPQDFYADYRHIDPWHRRNMLLDNSLLARHLYNTGYTWLRTLNQQFDYAFFPNYQFVFPKKPYLNAAQFASLSVFERNINAIVDTSLRNGAKPILLTFAYHLPANYSRQSFLQQTLDYRNPDHYDSRDVYNWGPPDYVRAGLQQENAVLRNIAAQRNVFLIDIDATMSGRGEWSGDVCHFNNEDVAVFSAQVASALAASTAEQSAPVLSP
- the hemC gene encoding hydroxymethylbilane synthase; translated protein: MAATHLPRIFTLVNAKTPRLRIATRQSPLALWQAEYVKHELEHHHPGIVVELLKFTTRGDRILDTPLAKIGGKGLFVKELEQALLAGDADIAVHSMKDVPMAFPEGLALGVICPRETPFDALVSTRCASFADLPQGAVVGTSSLRRQCQLRRARPDLDIRDLRGNVGTRLAKLDAGEYDAIILAAAGLTRLGLGERIRELLPPELSLPAGGQGAVGIELRCDDAATAALLHPLACVSTTYRVTAERALNRRLHGGCQVPIACYAIEDGGTLWLRGLVGSVDGSEMLTAEGRAPLMEAEALGIHVAELLLAQGAERILQAVYGESDSDD
- a CDS encoding uroporphyrinogen-III synthase, with product MTEQAGVLAGLSVAITRPLHQGDSLVERLCAQGADATSIPLLTIAPLTEAAQIEAVKAQLQALDRVDIAIFVSRNAAEQLLRALAEYRLAWPRTITAIAVGSPTAQFLNEHGIAAISPARMDSEGMLALPALQTAQGKHCVIFRGLGGRETTAQTLRARGASVDYCELYRRALPPNAAAAWTQWIEDTGTHKWACVNSVETLQNLLQVDARAAARANLSLVVPGPRVTERAQRAGFTRVFTAIDATDNQIFQTITRGYHR
- a CDS encoding uroporphyrinogen-III C-methyltransferase gives rise to the protein MTYDATPTAGVEKKRGTAWGMYTALFVLFLFNAATIAGGVWLWKQLSVSNHAAQATQQALTEQTEKSTALKSVVEKQAEDAKNFRQKVTDILRDNSEKLRSLDRIDTSYWRLAEAEFLLKQAHQRLFITHDADTADLLLASAEAAIMQQKDPGLLPVRSAIAKDRVALKNVPRVDRDSLYLRLQALSSQVGMLTSNNRFLRADDETGVDTEAEEKSYVDVLWERLLSIVRIRHYDQPVEPLLPPEQQLYFSQNLQLALLQSQLGLLQSQQETYASNLARAHAWVNQYCQTSDPVVAEWLNEAQALMRIEIAPPMPNISDSLAIVQKLIEQRADEIRKALMLGDDTDVDADDAAQELP